One genomic region from Reichenbachiella ulvae encodes:
- a CDS encoding mechanosensitive ion channel family protein — protein MRYLFVIIFLIVSALVQAQDSTVARVSVDSLQLSPKPIVADTVAKKGPSIAHNAPDLSELVTFSEIFWTLVILLVGYFGIRFTSRVLELLAEKSTQYRITIKSLIPVVKILGWVVVIIFIVAGVFQPPAATILAFSASIGVAVGFASQDILKNIFGGIMILFDRPFNSGDKIEVGGHYGEVVEIGLRSTRILTPDDSLVSIPNSEVMNTAVSNANSGEPNCQVVAEVYLPLDIDTVMVRELATEAAQVSRYIYMNKPITVIFINEMKMGRSLYKMRLKAYVLDIRDEFKFKSEMTETVVRQLIEKGIIQSVI, from the coding sequence ATGAGATATCTATTTGTTATAATATTTCTAATTGTTTCAGCTTTAGTTCAGGCACAAGACAGTACAGTAGCGAGAGTTTCGGTAGATAGCCTACAACTTAGCCCAAAACCTATAGTGGCTGATACTGTAGCAAAAAAAGGACCTTCGATTGCTCATAATGCTCCGGACTTATCCGAGCTAGTGACCTTTTCGGAGATCTTCTGGACATTGGTCATTCTGCTAGTAGGGTATTTTGGTATTCGCTTTACCTCGAGAGTCCTTGAGCTACTTGCTGAGAAAAGCACTCAGTATCGCATCACCATCAAGAGTTTGATCCCAGTGGTTAAGATTCTGGGATGGGTAGTCGTCATTATATTTATAGTGGCAGGGGTGTTTCAGCCTCCGGCGGCCACTATTTTGGCATTTTCTGCTTCGATAGGTGTAGCGGTGGGCTTTGCCTCTCAGGATATTCTCAAGAATATCTTTGGTGGTATCATGATCCTTTTCGACCGACCTTTTAATTCTGGAGACAAGATAGAAGTAGGGGGACACTATGGAGAAGTAGTAGAGATAGGTTTACGATCAACTCGAATTCTAACGCCGGATGATAGTCTGGTTTCCATCCCCAATAGCGAGGTGATGAATACGGCAGTTTCTAATGCCAACTCTGGAGAACCCAATTGTCAGGTTGTTGCTGAGGTTTATTTGCCTCTCGATATCGATACGGTAATGGTAAGGGAACTTGCCACCGAAGCTGCTCAAGTTTCTCGCTACATCTACATGAATAAACCCATTACAGTTATTTTTATTAATGAAATGAAGATGGGACGATCGCTCTACAAAATGCGATTGAAGGCCTATGTGTTGGACATCAGAGATGAGTTTAAATTCAAAAGTGAGATGACCGAAACAGTAGTCCGCCAGCTGATAGAAAAAGGCATTATACAATCGGTCATTTAA
- a CDS encoding transglutaminase domain-containing protein — protein MVKGLPLWIMICVLGYSTFLPQFSLAQSTDYSKADSLALALHGHSIQNLKLLADHLTIGLSTDQEKFRAIFRWVCDNISNDYSLYARNKRMREKYAGDTVALIEWNKKFKPKVIQSLVKKRSTVCTGYAYLIKELAYHAGIRCEIIDGYGRSAAANIGGSGYVNHSWNAVLLDGEWFLCDATWSSGQVNDNTKGFQKNFTEAYFLTKSEIFNQNHYPLDPMWLLVDEPKSLDYFLNAPLLYYSAIAYGVEPQMPQVFDLNIKKEESLTIIFSALEKLGNEKLKLDILSYSGKFIQSFSEFELDEDGLYESKCPLSKGKYIIHLKHGNEFLMTYQLTVD, from the coding sequence ATAGTTTGGCTTTGGCTCTACATGGTCACAGCATTCAAAACTTAAAGTTGCTTGCGGATCATTTAACAATAGGACTTTCTACAGATCAAGAAAAGTTTAGAGCGATATTTCGGTGGGTTTGCGATAATATATCCAATGATTATTCACTTTATGCTCGAAACAAAAGAATGAGGGAAAAGTATGCCGGTGATACAGTAGCTCTAATTGAATGGAACAAGAAATTCAAACCTAAGGTCATTCAATCCTTAGTGAAAAAGAGGAGTACTGTATGTACTGGGTATGCCTATCTGATTAAAGAATTGGCCTATCATGCAGGTATTAGATGCGAAATCATAGATGGATATGGTAGAAGTGCGGCTGCCAATATCGGTGGGTCCGGGTACGTCAACCATAGCTGGAATGCAGTGCTGTTGGATGGAGAATGGTTTCTTTGTGATGCCACATGGTCCAGTGGTCAGGTCAATGATAATACCAAGGGCTTTCAGAAAAATTTCACGGAGGCATATTTTCTTACCAAGTCAGAGATTTTTAACCAGAATCACTACCCATTAGATCCAATGTGGCTTTTAGTAGACGAACCTAAGAGTTTAGATTACTTTCTGAATGCCCCATTGTTATACTATTCAGCCATTGCTTATGGTGTAGAACCCCAAATGCCACAGGTTTTCGATCTTAATATCAAAAAGGAAGAGTCACTAACTATCATATTTTCAGCGTTGGAAAAGTTGGGGAATGAAAAACTGAAACTAGATATCCTGTCTTATTCAGGAAAATTTATACAATCATTCAGTGAGTTTGAACTAGATGAAGATGGATTATATGAAAGTAAATGCCCATTGAGTAAAGGAAAATATATTATTCATCTAAAGCACGGAAATGAGTTTCTGATGACTTATCAATTAACTGTTGATTAG
- a CDS encoding sensor histidine kinase, whose amino-acid sequence MSIMAMGYSEGWLTTDVDLNLYGQNPISWVTLIVGFGSLVTIIIFGIGYLYEVLIHLIKTKHKAFIELQDYKNKLESLVEERTLELTHANQELTKTMVQLKESQAKLIETEKMASLGTLTAGVSHEINNPLNFIHGSYLGLKKYLETREENNSKDVDLLMQGLKTGLDRATAIVKSLNQFNRTNSSMDETCDIHNILENCLLILSNQFKRQIVINRQYSESPIIVKGNVGKLHQVFINLLSNSIHAIENEGEITLCTATEKDEAVIKITDNGKGIEDQIMTRIMDPFFTTKDPGQGTGLGLTISYNIIKDHEGSINVISQLEKGTDVIIKLPIRAN is encoded by the coding sequence ATGTCCATAATGGCAATGGGCTATTCTGAGGGTTGGTTAACAACAGATGTGGACCTTAACTTATACGGTCAAAATCCCATTTCCTGGGTGACATTGATAGTTGGGTTTGGTTCATTGGTTACAATCATCATTTTTGGGATTGGCTATTTATACGAAGTGTTGATTCATTTGATCAAGACCAAACACAAAGCCTTTATCGAATTGCAGGATTATAAAAACAAATTGGAATCATTGGTAGAAGAAAGGACTCTGGAGTTGACTCACGCCAATCAGGAATTGACCAAAACCATGGTACAATTAAAGGAGTCTCAAGCCAAGTTGATTGAGACTGAAAAAATGGCCTCATTGGGTACTTTAACAGCTGGTGTATCGCATGAAATCAACAATCCACTGAACTTTATCCATGGGTCCTATCTAGGATTGAAGAAATACCTGGAGACCAGGGAAGAAAACAATAGTAAGGATGTGGACCTATTAATGCAGGGGCTGAAAACCGGTCTTGATCGTGCAACAGCTATTGTGAAGAGCCTCAACCAATTCAATCGGACTAATTCATCAATGGATGAGACTTGTGACATTCATAATATCCTTGAAAACTGTTTGTTGATTCTGTCTAATCAGTTCAAGAGACAAATTGTAATTAATCGTCAGTATTCAGAATCCCCCATTATCGTTAAAGGCAATGTAGGAAAGCTCCATCAGGTGTTTATCAATTTATTGTCAAATTCTATTCATGCCATTGAAAACGAGGGCGAAATAACCTTGTGCACTGCTACAGAAAAGGATGAAGCCGTGATAAAAATTACTGACAATGGTAAGGGTATAGAGGATCAAATAATGACTCGAATCATGGATCCATTCTTTACGACAAAAGATCCTGGTCAGGGAACCGGATTGGGCTTAACCATAAGTTATAACATTATCAAAGATCATGAGGGAAGTATTAATGTAATATCCCAATTGGAAAAAGGAACAGATGTCATCATCAAACTGCCGATTCGGGCGAACTAA
- a CDS encoding MarR family transcriptional regulator codes for MNIKIRKEDIPLPIEELIRQLFLKEWQQELEDQTQHMKAIVAVANELSQFRVHEKESYQAEVNQKIHSLLDKVWEIPEEVRFEEKFESLHSGIKEYIDDQPDEVIELQAAERFSKVEGDSVVIKMAKGTKSGIWSLTTLPIRVANLFRKNKKAPAYWAHIVPAQALLLKHYQSKLASDLISLSDGFYHALIQQYELTKDWQEKALSFSHEHEWSYEEVVSAIDTFHTRTDQLLKKELTRILGEKSKMFCDQWDKIDTLELSDNAVSTQKLEKLKVQSQQEWEQRDLKWRNALYALFEDWRSDLDLYALKHSVLSELGKFNQAQTEKVNQQLFPVIHDIRAFIDEEGTINSKDNLQKELKRIHYQTTKQLDKVLVPQFVDKLSSQIIVNLLNKLELEVVQHVQGLSEEHIIVKNGQYDQPMDKEDFYSISIHELVTFEILVNFQKQIAQQKSQVFSTLSQMTVQAQDIDHIITFSLTSALSSIEEGTEEEEAIKIAIEGIERAKGRVQEIEEGINRLLTENIEMIKSAMDDFVRGIMDLLANENIKELRLRITKAKAAQQAKQVRKQVKDQLLERGQSTWQYLKKNYDLSKSRIQRLSGQFILTAGKPELTKQVSDFLHESQQAIDKLPTIYQRLYEIEPLEDMELFEGREKELESLGKAYENWKMGRYAATVVLGEKWGGLTSFVNYAEKKLKFSHKITRHRFVGNQFSTIDLLAEFSSLLGSSFQSLEELQKHLLEGPKRIMILEDVQNAYLRKVGGFEALEALGSLIAATGHHIFWLSTSTIYSWDYLSKSIQFHEYFSYQIKLSDLKKEQIVNLIWKRNCISGFKITFEEDESLANDKKFQRLSPEEKQLKLSEDYFQELNSFAKSNVSMALLFWLLSTRDMDANEITIGKFEKPNLNFLKSLSNEKVYVLHALIMHDGLKINQLCLVMKQTKQQIAMILSALREDGIVLLTEEIFMINPVIYRGVINLLISKNLIH; via the coding sequence ATGAATATCAAGATTAGAAAAGAAGATATACCATTACCCATTGAGGAACTGATTCGACAATTGTTTCTAAAAGAGTGGCAACAGGAATTAGAAGATCAGACTCAACATATGAAAGCGATCGTGGCTGTTGCGAATGAATTGTCGCAATTTAGAGTCCATGAAAAGGAGTCTTATCAAGCAGAAGTCAATCAAAAAATTCATTCTCTTTTAGATAAAGTTTGGGAGATTCCTGAGGAAGTTCGTTTTGAAGAAAAGTTTGAGTCTCTGCATTCAGGGATTAAGGAATACATCGATGATCAACCTGATGAGGTCATAGAACTACAGGCTGCAGAGAGGTTTAGTAAGGTAGAAGGTGATTCTGTGGTAATCAAGATGGCCAAGGGTACTAAATCAGGTATATGGTCATTGACTACCCTCCCTATACGGGTAGCTAATCTCTTTAGGAAAAACAAGAAAGCTCCAGCTTATTGGGCTCATATCGTACCTGCTCAGGCTTTGTTATTGAAGCACTATCAAAGTAAGTTAGCTTCAGATCTTATTTCATTATCAGATGGTTTTTATCATGCTTTGATTCAGCAGTACGAGTTGACTAAAGATTGGCAGGAGAAAGCACTATCATTTTCTCATGAACATGAATGGAGTTATGAAGAAGTGGTGTCCGCCATTGATACCTTTCATACCAGAACAGATCAATTACTAAAGAAGGAGTTAACTAGAATTTTGGGGGAGAAGTCCAAAATGTTTTGTGACCAGTGGGACAAAATAGACACCCTTGAATTATCAGATAATGCTGTATCCACCCAAAAACTAGAAAAGCTCAAAGTTCAAAGTCAACAAGAATGGGAGCAGAGGGATTTAAAGTGGAGAAACGCACTTTATGCCTTGTTTGAGGACTGGAGGTCGGATTTGGATCTGTATGCACTCAAACATTCTGTGCTTTCAGAATTAGGAAAATTCAATCAGGCGCAGACTGAAAAGGTGAATCAACAATTGTTTCCGGTAATTCATGATATTCGTGCATTTATCGATGAAGAGGGGACTATCAACTCAAAGGATAACCTACAGAAGGAGCTTAAACGCATACATTATCAGACTACCAAGCAACTTGATAAAGTATTGGTTCCGCAGTTTGTAGATAAGCTGTCAAGTCAGATTATAGTTAACCTTTTAAACAAGCTAGAACTAGAGGTAGTGCAGCATGTTCAAGGTCTGTCGGAGGAACATATCATTGTTAAAAATGGACAGTATGATCAACCAATGGATAAGGAGGATTTTTATTCGATCTCTATCCATGAGCTGGTGACTTTTGAGATTCTTGTGAATTTTCAGAAACAAATTGCACAGCAGAAGAGTCAGGTCTTTAGCACATTGAGTCAAATGACTGTTCAGGCTCAAGACATAGATCATATTATCACTTTTAGCCTTACCTCCGCACTTTCCTCCATCGAAGAGGGAACCGAAGAAGAAGAGGCAATCAAAATTGCAATCGAAGGGATCGAGCGTGCCAAGGGTAGGGTTCAGGAGATCGAAGAAGGGATCAATCGATTGTTGACCGAAAACATAGAGATGATAAAATCGGCCATGGATGATTTTGTCCGTGGCATCATGGACCTTTTGGCCAATGAAAATATCAAAGAACTTAGGCTCAGAATCACCAAAGCCAAGGCAGCTCAACAAGCCAAGCAAGTAAGAAAGCAGGTAAAAGATCAATTGCTGGAAAGAGGCCAATCTACCTGGCAGTATCTCAAAAAAAATTATGACCTGTCTAAAAGTAGGATTCAACGTCTAAGCGGGCAGTTCATTCTCACAGCTGGTAAGCCAGAATTGACCAAACAGGTCTCTGATTTTCTTCACGAATCGCAGCAGGCCATTGACAAACTCCCGACGATTTATCAAAGACTCTATGAAATAGAACCATTGGAAGATATGGAACTATTTGAAGGGAGGGAGAAGGAGTTGGAGTCTCTGGGCAAGGCTTATGAAAACTGGAAAATGGGCCGATATGCCGCTACAGTGGTTTTAGGAGAAAAATGGGGAGGTCTGACCTCTTTTGTTAACTATGCTGAAAAGAAGCTTAAGTTCAGCCACAAGATCACACGTCATAGGTTCGTTGGTAATCAATTTTCAACAATCGACTTATTGGCTGAGTTTTCTAGTTTATTGGGAAGTAGTTTTCAGAGTCTCGAAGAATTACAAAAACACTTGCTAGAAGGCCCTAAAAGGATAATGATTTTGGAGGATGTGCAAAATGCGTACTTGCGGAAAGTGGGAGGGTTCGAAGCTTTAGAAGCGCTGGGAAGTTTGATAGCTGCAACTGGTCATCATATATTTTGGTTGTCAACCTCTACCATTTACTCCTGGGATTACCTGAGCAAGAGCATTCAATTTCATGAATACTTCAGTTATCAAATCAAGCTAAGTGATTTGAAAAAGGAGCAAATCGTAAACTTGATTTGGAAAAGGAATTGCATCAGTGGTTTTAAGATCACCTTCGAAGAAGATGAAAGCTTAGCTAATGATAAAAAATTTCAACGATTGAGCCCTGAAGAAAAACAGCTTAAACTAAGTGAAGATTACTTTCAGGAACTCAACAGTTTTGCAAAAAGCAATGTGAGTATGGCTCTGCTTTTCTGGTTATTGTCAACCAGGGACATGGACGCCAATGAGATTACCATAGGAAAATTTGAAAAACCCAACTTGAATTTCCTCAAATCTCTATCGAATGAAAAAGTATATGTATTGCATGCGTTAATTATGCATGATGGGTTAAAAATCAATCAGTTATGCTTAGTAATGAAGCAAACCAAACAGCAAATTGCCATGATATTGTCCGCTTTGAGAGAAGATGGGATTGTCCTATTGACTGAGGAGATATTCATGATCAATCCGGTGATTTATCGTGGAGTAATTAATCTATTGATCTCTAAAAATCTAATTCACTGA